A window of the Gossypium arboreum isolate Shixiya-1 chromosome 2, ASM2569848v2, whole genome shotgun sequence genome harbors these coding sequences:
- the LOC108466513 gene encoding uncharacterized protein LOC108466513: protein MPRYKEDPPAVRVYTVCDESRYLIVRNVPALGCGDDLLKLFANYGDVEECKPMDAEDCEQFTDVYWIKFRLVSNCRFAKRKLDEFVFLGNRLQVSYAPQFESLDDTKDKLEGRRKEILARLNSQRSKGRPVHRMLSSNEAPSLPASSHHIPNQINNRLRDVGDAEFRSQSNNAQITRVSSDKDYFPSQSMNQTVKTVRDKLNKIQSSTEHLQAGPTPKKTRVDNRRRI from the exons ATGCCTCGTTATAAAGAAGATCCGCCAGCGGTTCGCGTCTATACAGTCTGCGACGAATCCAG ATATTTGATTGTGAGGAACGTTCCCGCGTTGGGATGTGGCGATGATTTGCTGAAACTCTTCGCTAATTACGGAGACGTTGAAGA ATGTAAACCAATGGATGCAGAAGATTGTGAGCAATTTACTGATGTTTATTGGATCAAATTTCGACTCGTTAGCAATTGCAG GTTTGCGAAGAGAAAATTGGACGAGTTTGTGTTCTTGGGGAATCGTTTGCAGGTCTCATATGCTCCTCAATTTGAAAGCCTTGATGACACCAAAGATAAGTTAGAAGGCAGAAGGAAAGAAATCCTTGCAAGATTGAATT CTCAAAGATCTAAAGGGCGTCCGGTTCATCGCATGCTCTCTTCCAATGAGGCTCCATCACTTCCTGCTTCATCTCATCATATTCCTAACCAGATTAATAATCGACTGAG GGATGTTGGGGATGCAGAGTTCAGGTCTCAAAGTAATAATGCTCAAATAACAAGAGTGTCATCTGACAAG GACTACTTCCCTTCCCAGTCAATGAATCAGACGGTTAAAACGGTTAGGGACAAACTCAATAAG ATTCAATCAAGCACTGAACATTTGCAAGCCGGACCTACACCCAAGAAAACACGAGTGGACAATAGAAGAAGAATCTGA